The following proteins come from a genomic window of Frankia casuarinae:
- a CDS encoding GDP-mannose 4,6-dehydratase — protein sequence MPRALITGITGQDGLYLGELLTAKGYEVFGLVRGQSNPKVATVERLVPGVVLLEGDLTDLPSLIGAVEISQPDEVYNLGAISFVGLSWKQAELTGETTGMGVLRVLEALRIAGGNDMSGVRFYQASSSEMFGKVRETPQRESTPFHPRSPYGVAKTFGHYLTVNYRESYGAFACSGLLFNHESPRRGIEFVTRKISRAVARISLGLQDSLSLGNLESRRDWGFAGDYVEAMWRMLQQDAPDDYVVATGETHSIRELLDVAFGRVGISDWSGFVRQDPRFFRPAEVDVLVGDSSKAREVLGWKPRVGFEELVAMMVDADVATETESADKALTIR from the coding sequence GTGCCTCGCGCGCTGATTACCGGGATTACCGGTCAGGACGGGTTGTATCTGGGTGAGTTGCTGACCGCGAAGGGTTATGAGGTGTTCGGGTTGGTGCGGGGGCAGTCGAACCCGAAGGTGGCGACGGTGGAGCGGCTGGTGCCGGGGGTGGTGTTGTTGGAGGGGGATCTGACGGATCTTCCGTCGTTGATCGGGGCGGTGGAGATCTCGCAGCCGGACGAGGTGTACAACCTGGGGGCGATCTCGTTCGTGGGGTTGTCGTGGAAGCAGGCGGAGCTGACCGGGGAGACGACGGGGATGGGGGTGCTGCGGGTTCTGGAGGCGTTGCGGATCGCGGGTGGTAACGACATGTCGGGGGTGCGGTTCTATCAGGCGTCGTCGTCGGAGATGTTCGGGAAGGTGCGGGAGACGCCGCAGCGGGAGTCGACGCCGTTTCATCCGCGGTCGCCGTACGGGGTGGCGAAGACGTTTGGTCACTATCTGACGGTGAATTATCGGGAGTCGTACGGGGCGTTCGCGTGTTCGGGGTTGTTGTTTAATCACGAGTCGCCGCGGCGGGGGATCGAGTTCGTGACCCGGAAGATCTCGCGGGCGGTGGCGCGGATTTCGTTGGGGTTGCAGGACTCGTTGTCGTTGGGGAATCTGGAGTCGCGGCGGGACTGGGGTTTCGCGGGGGATTACGTGGAGGCGATGTGGCGGATGCTGCAGCAGGACGCGCCGGACGATTATGTGGTGGCGACCGGGGAGACGCACAGTATCCGGGAGTTGTTGGATGTGGCGTTCGGGCGGGTGGGGATCTCGGACTGGTCGGGGTTCGTGCGGCAGGATCCCCGGTTTTTCCGGCCGGCTGAGGTGGATGTGCTGGTGGGGGATTCGTCGAAGGCGCGGGAGGTGTTGGGGTGGAAGCCGCGGGTGGGGTTCGAGGAGTTGGTGGCGATGATGGTGGACGCCGACGTCGCCACCGAGACGGAATCGGCCGACAAGGCACTGACAATCCGTTGA